GCTGGACGCTGATGATTAAGAGGGGCAACTCGGTCATCACGGCGAGGCCCATCCCTTCGGCCTTCAGAGCGATGCCAGGGCCGCTCGAAGCAGTGACGGCCATTTCGCCGGCGAACGAGGCGCCGATGGCGCTGGTGATCGCCGCGATCTCATCCTCAGCCTGGAACGTGAGGACGTCGAAGTTCTTGTGATTGGCGAGCTCGTGGAGGATGTCGCTCGCCGGGGTGATCGGATAAGCGCCGAGGAAGAGCCGTTTGCCCGACAGCTTCGCCGCGGCGAGCAGGCCGTAGGCGAGGGCCGTGTTCCCCATGATGTTGCGGTACTTGCCGGGCGGCAGCTTCGCGGCGGCGACGTGGTACTGCGTATTGATCGCTTCGACCGTCTCGCCGTAGTGGTAGCCGGCGCGGAGACTGGCGGTGTTCGCTTCGGCGACTTCGGGCCGCTTGCCGAACTTTTGCGCGATGAAGCGAAGCGTCGGTTCGAGCGAGCGATCGTAGAGCCAGAAGACGAGCCCCATCGCGAAGAAGTTGCGACAGAGGTCGGCTTCCTTCTGGGTGAGGCCGAAGCCTTCAACGGCGAGACGGTTGAGCTTGGTCATCTCGACCGGGTGCATGCTGTAGTGGCTGAGGCTGCCGTCTTCGAGCGGGTTCGATTTGTAGCCGGCTTGTTCGAGCCCTTTCTTATCGAACGAATCTTTGTTGATGATCAGCACGCCGCCGTCGCGGAGGTCTTCGAGATTCGTGACGAGCGCCGCCGGGTTCATCGCCACGAGGGCGTCGACCGTGTCGCCGGGAGTGTAGATGTCGTTGCTGGAGAAGTGGACTTGGAAGCCAGAGACGCCGGCCTTCGTGCCGCGGGGAGCGCGGATCTCGGCGGGGAAGTCGGGGAACGTGGCGACGTCGTTGCCGGCCAGCGCCGAGGTGTTGGTGAACTGCGTTCCGGCGAGCTGCATGCCGTCGCCCGAGTCGCCGCAGAAGCGGACGGTGGCGTCATCGAGCGGGGCGATGGGTTTGTGAGGGGCGAGGGTGTCCATGGTGCGTTCGTTTGAAGACTGGACAAGATCACAGGATGAGGTGATTGGCTCGTGCTACCGTCGGACTGGTACGTCTGACCTACGCTCCTTCGCGTTGCTCGTAATGCTTCCCTGGTTCGGGGGGGAGCGTGTAGATCGTTTGGGGGAAGTGTTCGACGAGGTACTGCACGATGCCGCCGACGGCGACGACGCCTTGTGGCGTGCCTTGCTCGTCGACGATCGGCAAGTGGCGGAAGCCGCGCTGGGCCATCAGTTGAATGCCGGCTTCAACGCTTGCGGTTGCGGGAAGCGTCGCGGGAGTGCGCGTCATTGCGAGGCGGATGTTGACGCCGGTTTCGCCGCCGGCGGCCATCCAGCGGAGGGCGTCGCGTTCGGTGAAAATTCCTTCGAGCTGGCAGCCGTCGGCGTCGTCGCCGCAGATGAGGACGCAGCTTCCCCGTTGGGCCCGCATGAGTTCCAGGACCTCGCCCACCGTCGCGTCGGTCGACACGGGGAGCGATTCGTCTGGATAGGCCTGCGTGATGAGATCGGTGCTGAGGCTGAGATAACTCACTGCCTAGCCGAGTGCCGTCGGTCGGAATAACCTCCGCAGCGGGCGCCGCACACCTGCTGTGGTTCGCGAGGCGAGAGCCGTCTCGAGAAACCTGCCGTCGTCTATCTGCTGTTAATCTAACACCGCGCCGGCGCCGATTGAACTGGAAAATGAGGGCTAATTTTTGTGAGATCGCGCGTCGGTTTTACGTTGCGTTGGCGACGCTTGGCGTTCGGTGGGAGCGCGATGGGCGGTTGCTTACGGGAATGTCAGGATGATGAGCGCCGCCAAGACCGCGGGGATGAACCCCGCGGCTCGCTATGGGGATGACGGCTACTCGTTGCGGTTGGGGGCGTCGAAGTCGGTCGGTTTGTAGAAGCGGTTGAGGTCGATGCCGCCGCGTTGTTCTTCTTCGACGAGTTTTAAACGCGATTCGAGTTGCTCGACCCGTCGGGCGAGGACAGGCAGCAAACGCTCTTCGGGGTTCTCGGCTTCGGGCCGCGGCGCTTCGGGGTAGCCGAGTTGACGATGGAGTGCGCCGAAGAGCAGCAGCGGGTCTTTCTTGCGGTTCGCCCAGGCGATGCGGCCTTCCTGTCGGCCGAAGAGGGGCGGGAAGCCTGCGGCAGTGGCCTCGGCGATTAGCTCCGCGGCGAGCGACGGGTTGCCTTGCTCGGCGGCTTTGCGTTCGTGATAGAACTCGCTCCGCACGAACAGCAGGTCGGCCGTGTCGACGATGCCGATCTGGCGGCGGACGGTGAAGATCCAATTCCGCCAGTTTTCGTCGAATGCGGGATCCTTGGCGATCGCATCGAGGCCGCTGTCGTAGCCCATGCGGTTGCGGCAGAGGACTTCGAGCTGATAGAGGAACAGTCCCTGACGCGAGGCGCCCTCGGCGCGGTACGCGGCTTCGCGGCGCAAGATTTCGAGCGCGACGCGGATGTCGAACCGCTGCCGATCGTTCTCCGCCTCAGCCATGACGAACGACTGAAACGGCGTGAAGTAATGCGGCAGCCGTTCCATCGCCGTGGCGAACGCGCCGAGGTGGCGAAGTTCGGCGAGCATGAAGTCGACCGCCATCGGCAGTTTGGTCGTGGCGAGGATCTCTTCGCGGACGCTTTCGAGAATCTCTTGCGCGGGCATGTTCTCGCGCATGCGGGCGGCGAGGACTTCGAAGAGGTGGGCTTG
This sequence is a window from Lacipirellula parvula. Protein-coding genes within it:
- a CDS encoding 2-oxoacid:acceptor oxidoreductase subunit alpha: MDTLAPHKPIAPLDDATVRFCGDSGDGMQLAGTQFTNTSALAGNDVATFPDFPAEIRAPRGTKAGVSGFQVHFSSNDIYTPGDTVDALVAMNPAALVTNLEDLRDGGVLIINKDSFDKKGLEQAGYKSNPLEDGSLSHYSMHPVEMTKLNRLAVEGFGLTQKEADLCRNFFAMGLVFWLYDRSLEPTLRFIAQKFGKRPEVAEANTASLRAGYHYGETVEAINTQYHVAAAKLPPGKYRNIMGNTALAYGLLAAAKLSGKRLFLGAYPITPASDILHELANHKNFDVLTFQAEDEIAAITSAIGASFAGEMAVTASSGPGIALKAEGMGLAVMTELPLLIISVQRGGPSTGLPTKTEQADLMQALYGRNGECPLPVIAASGPADCFHAAQEAWRIAARFMTPVILLTDGYIANGSEPWRIPQLSELRPTEITHPAPTDNGDAFLPYLRNERLARPWAVPGTPGLMHRIGGLEKQDVTGNVSYDPLNHQHMVDTRARKVALVADDIPMQTVDGPASGDLLVVSWGGTYGACATAVHKVQHHGGSVAHCHLRYLNPLPKNLGEILGNYKQILVPELNLGQLRMLLRATYLVDAIGHNKVQGKPFSVGELVEKIEHLLST
- a CDS encoding CBS domain-containing protein; translation: MSYLSLSTDLITQAYPDESLPVSTDATVGEVLELMRAQRGSCVLICGDDADGCQLEGIFTERDALRWMAAGGETGVNIRLAMTRTPATLPATASVEAGIQLMAQRGFRHLPIVDEQGTPQGVVAVGGIVQYLVEHFPQTIYTLPPEPGKHYEQREGA